The nucleotide sequence GATGCCCCTCTGCCGGTCTACGCCCTCGGCGGCCTGAGCCCCGCCGACCGCGACACGGCCCGCGCCCAAGGCGCCCAGGGCGTCGCCGGCATCCGCGCCTTCTGGGGGCCCGACACAGGCGATGCTCATCTTCCCAGGTAGGTCGGCATCCGCCGCAGGCGGACGCCGACATCCCACGGCCGCGACGCTTGCAGCATGTCGCGGGCATGGGCAGCGGTAGTTCAGGGTCGAGCGTGACCGCTGAGGTGGACGCAGCCGTGGTGCCCAGGGCGGGGAGTGCCCCCCTCTCCCGGGACACGCCGTGAATCCGTCCCTGGAGGCTCCACTGCGGCATCCCTGCCGCAGAGGGTCCCGGGAGAGGCAGCCACTCCCCGCCCACCACCCACCCGGCCAGCTTCAGCGTGGGCGACTGATCCGCCTCTGCCACGAACCTTGCCGCGGTAAACTCCCTCGCGGATGAACCTCGGTGCGTTCGGGGCGGAGCCTGGTGGCCGCTTCCGGGACCGTAGGCGACAGGGATGTCGCCTTCGAGCCTACACGGATGTATTTACGGCGTGTCCCGGAAGCGGCCACCAGGCTCCGCCCTGGGCACGGGTCGAGCGGTTGCCTGCCGGGGTCGCGGATGAGGACGGATGAGGAATGTCGGCGTCCGCCTTTGGCGGATGCCGACCTACCGGGGATCGTCCTCTTCCCGCCACTCCGAATCCAGCGTGGTCTCGTCGGCGGGTTCACCGGGAATGCGGTGGCGCTCGTCGAGCCATTCGCCGAGATCGATGAGCTTGCAGCGGCGGGAGCAGAAGGGGCGGTAGCGGGCGGCGTCGGTCCACTCGACCGGCGTGCCGCAGGTCGGGCAGTGCACGGTGGTCATGGTTACACCACGCAGCGTTCGAGGATGAACTCCACGTCGCCCTCCACCTGGCGCGGGCGTTCGCCGGCCTCCGGCTGCTCCAGGAAGCGGATGGTGCAGAAATGCTTGCTGCCGCTGATCTCCGGGAAGCAGGTGGCGTCCCGCGGGAGGGAGACACGCAGCATCTGGTACGGCGTGGCCCGGTCCAGGGTGCCCTGGTAGCCGCCGCCACGGGCCACCTCCGTCACCGGATCGGCGCTGTCCCGGAGCAGGCGCAGGATCAGCCGGGTGCCCTCGCGCAGGATCTGGAAGCCGCTGAACCAGCGTTCCAGGTGGGCGCGGCGCTCGCTGTGCGGCGCCTGCAGCCAGAGATGGTATCCCGGCAGGTCGAAGGCGCAGGTGCCGCCGAGTATCCCCGAGCGCTGGATGATGGCGCCGAGGAACTCGTTGTCCTTGACGAAGCCCGGGATGCCCGGAGGCGCCTCGCGCAGGCGCTCGTTCACCGAGCGGCATTCGTTGAGCACGGGCTCCAGCCGCCGGCCATCCACCCCCGGGCGCTCCTGCAGGCTCTCCAGGGTGGTGACCAGGCGCTCCAGCTCCTTCTGGATCTCCGAGCGCAGGTCGCCGCGGGAGAGCAGGGAGACCAGGTCCACCAGGGCGTTGACCGCCATCCGGCTGTGCCACTCGCTCTCGCCCGCGGTGCCGAACTCGCCCTGGGCGA is from Spiribacter halobius and encodes:
- the yacG gene encoding DNA gyrase inhibitor YacG, which codes for MTTVHCPTCGTPVEWTDAARYRPFCSRRCKLIDLGEWLDERHRIPGEPADETTLDSEWREEDDPR
- the zapD gene encoding cell division protein ZapD encodes the protein MADTPDREDRILFEHPLNERIRTLLRLEYLFAQGEFGTAGESEWHSRMAVNALVDLVSLLSRGDLRSEIQKELERLVTTLESLQERPGVDGRRLEPVLNECRSVNERLREAPPGIPGFVKDNEFLGAIIQRSGILGGTCAFDLPGYHLWLQAPHSERRAHLERWFSGFQILREGTRLILRLLRDSADPVTEVARGGGYQGTLDRATPYQMLRVSLPRDATCFPEISGSKHFCTIRFLEQPEAGERPRQVEGDVEFILERCVV